One window from the genome of Strix uralensis isolate ZFMK-TIS-50842 chromosome 22, bStrUra1, whole genome shotgun sequence encodes:
- the LOC141953573 gene encoding uncharacterized protein LOC141953573 translates to MLPGVRLLLLLLCCLLLPLLQRGCGDADYGDLRDEGHYLYLDEDGSGWGSAGPLEVLGGPARCQDTYPDWISLYCWAPFHATLMATPEGSRCRWDQISSAYSELSGCTQLLAQLLSCPWPSAGLDAFFLQPPSRSAEPGEGLKPQQAAAQPLAAPAPARGWQQPPSLPAPGTEEWDEGEGDRAEWGGGSGHPWGGSRTRGTGGGWAWGSRYLRLPWGWGGTGRRVLGSGVLTLHGPSPFLGTPGWGLAGSTRDAGLGEGSPGLGWRPPSGPCPSPPDAPEGAAGLAPGPL, encoded by the exons ATGCTCCCCGGGGTGcggctgctcctcctcctcctctgctgcctgctccttcctctgctccagcggG GGTGTGGGGACGCTGACTACGGGGACCTACGGGATGAAG GTCACTACCTGTACCTGGACGAGGATG GGTCTGGCTGGGGCTCTGCAGGACcgctggaggtgctgggggggccggCCCGCTGCCAGGACACCTACCCGGACTGGATCTCCCTGTACTGCTGGGCCCCCTTCCACGCCACACTCATGGCCACCCCCGAGGGCAGCCGCTGCCGCTGGGACCAGATCAGCAG CGCCTACAGCGAGCTTTCCGgctgcacccagctgctggcccagctgctctcctgccccTGGCCCAGCGCCGGCCTCGACGCCTTCTTCCTGCAG CCGCCCTCACGCTCAGCAGAGCCCGGAGAGGGGCTCAaaccccagcaggcagctgcccagcccctggctgcCCCTGCGCCTGCGAGGGGCTGGCAacagcccccttccctcccagccccgGGAACTGAGGAGTGGGATGAGGGTGAGGGGGACAGGGCAGAGTGGGGAGGGGGATCTGGGCATCCCTGGGGAGGAAGCAGGACCCGTGGCACGGGGGGAGGCTGGGCCTGGGGGTCCAGGTACCTGCGTctgccctgggggtgggggggcaccgGGAGAAGGGTCCTGGGCAGCGGAGTCCTGACCCTGCACGGGCCGAGCCCCTTCCTTggcaccccggggtgggggcTGGCTGGGAGCACCAGGGATGccgggctgggggaggggagccCCGGCCTTGGCTGGCGGCCACCATCAGGTCCCTGCCCGTCCCCGCCGGATGCCCCGGAGGGGGCGGCTGGCCTGGCCCCGGGGCCACTCTGA
- the EZH1 gene encoding histone-lysine N-methyltransferase EZH1 isoform X2: protein MEIATPPTSKCIIYWKRKVKSEYMRLRQLKRFQANMGAKALFVANFAKVHEKTQILNEDWKKLRVQPVQLMKPVSGHPFLKQCTVESIFPGFPSQTLYMRTLNTVALVPIMYSWSPLQQNFMVEDETVLCNIPYMGDEVKEEDETFIEELINNYDGKVHGEEEMISGSVLISDAVFLELVNALNQYSDEEEEGHNDSEVKQEDGKEELPVTRKRKRIAVEGNKKCSKKRFPNDMIFTAISSMFPEYGFPDDMKERYRELTEVSDPNVLPPQCTPNIDGPCAKSVQREQSLHSFHTLFCRRCFKYDCFLHPFHATPNVYKRKNRETKIEPDPCGADCFLWLEGAKEFAALHNPRSKCSGRRRRRHHVVGASCSNTPASAVTETREGDSDRDTGNEWASSSSEANSRCQTPTKQKLSPASSQLFAVETPQEPVEWTGAEESLFRVFHGTYFNNFCSIARLLGTKTCKQVFQFAVKESLITKLPTNELMNPSQKKKRKHRLWAAHCRKIQLKKDNSPTQVYNYQPCDHPEHPCDSSCPCIMTQNFCEKFCQCNPDCQNRFPGCRCKTQCNTKQCPCYLAVRECDPDLCLTCGASEHWDCKVVSCKNCSIQRGLKKHLLLAPSDVAGWGTFIKESVQKNEFISEYCGELISQDEADRRGKVYDKYMSSFLFNLNNDFVVDATRKGNKIRFANHSVNPNCYAKVVMVNGDHRIGIFAKRAIQAGEELFFDYRYSQADALKYVGIERETDII from the exons ATGGAAATCGCCACTCCTCCGACATCGAAGTGTATcatatactggaaaaggaaagTCAAGTCTGAATACATGCGCCTGCGGCAGCTGAAGAGGTTTCAGGCGAACATGGGAGCGAAG GCTCTGTTTGTGGCCAACTTTGCAAAGGTTCATGAAAAGACCCAAATTCTGAACGAGGACTGGAAGAAGCTTCGAGTCCAGCCGGTGCAGCTGATGAAGCCAGTCAGCGGGCACCCGTTCCTCAAACAG TGCACTGTCGAGAGCATTTTCCCGGGGTTCCCGAGCCAGACGCTGTACATGAGGACCCTGAACACGGTGGCACTGGTGCCCATCATGTACTCCTGGTCCCCTCTTCAGCAGAATTTCATG GTGGAGGATGAAACTGTTCTGTGCAATATCCCTTACATGGGAGACGAGGTGAAGGAAGAAGATGAAACTTTCATTGAAGAACTTATTAATAACTATGACGGGAAGGTCCATGGAGAGGAAG AAATGATTTCAGGGTCAGTCCTCATCAGCGATGCTGTGTTCCTGGAGCTAGTGAATGCCCTGAATCAGTACTcggacgaggaggaggaaggacacaATGATTCTGAGGTTAAGCAGGAAGATGGGAAGGAGGAGCTGCCAgtcacaaggaaaagaaagcgAATTGCAGTGGAAG GTAACAAGAAGTGTTCAAAGAAGCGGTTCCCAAATGACATGATATTCACTGCTATTTCTTCTATGTTTCCTGAATACGGCTTCCCAGATGATATGAAAGAGAG GTACCGGGAGCTGACGGAAGTGTCGGACCCCAACGTGCTGCCGCCGCAGTGCACCCCCAACATCGACGGGCCGTGCGCCAAGTCGGTCCAGCGGGAACAGTCCCTGCACTCCTTCCACACCCTCTTCTGCCGCCGCTGCTTCAAATACGACTGTTTCCTGCATC cttttcatgctACTCCTAATGTGTACAAACGAAAGAATAGAGAGACCAAGATCGAGCCAGACCCTTGTGGAGCAGACTGTTTCCTCTGGCTG GAAGGAGCCAAGGAGTTTGCTGCACTGCACAACCCTAGGTCCAAGTGCTCGGGCCGGCGCCGCCGGAGGCACCACGTGGTGGGTGCTTCCTGCTCAAACACCCCGGCTTCTGCTGTCACCGAGACCAGGGAGGGCGACAGCGACCGGGACACGGGCAACGAGTGGGCCTCTAGCTCCTCGG AGGCGAACTCCCGCTGCCAGACCCCCACCAAGCAGAAGCTGagcccagcctcctcccagctgtTTGCGGTGGAGACGCCGCAGGAGCCCGTCGAGTGGACGGGAGCCGAGGAGTCGCTGTTCCGCGTCTTCCACGGGACCTACTTCAACAACTTCTGCTCCATCGCCCGGCTGCTGGGAACGAAGACGTGCAAGCAG GTCTTCCAGTTTGCAGTGAAAGAATCGCTTATAACAAAACTGCCAACAAACGAATTAATGAATCCatctcagaagaagaaaaggaagcacAG GCTGTGGGCTGCGCACTGCAGGAAGATCCAGCTGAAGAAAG ATAATTCACCTACCCAGGTGTACAACTACCAGCCCTGTGACCACCCCGAGCATCCCTGTGACAGCTCCTGCCCCTGCATCATGACTCAGAATTTCTGTGAGAAGTTCTGCCAGTGCAACCCTGACT GTCAGAACCGCTTCCCGGGCTGCCGCTGTAAAACCCAGTGCAACACCAAGCAGTGCCCCTGCTACCTGGCAGTGCGGGAGTGCGACCCCGACCTCTGCCTGACCTGCGGGGCCTCGGAGCACTGGGACTGCAAGGTGGTCTCCTGCAAGAACTGCAGCATCCAGCGAGGTCTCAAAAAG CATTTGCTGCTGGCACCGTCGGATGTCGCCGGCTGGGGGACTTTCATCAAGGAATCTGTGCAGAAGAATGAGTTCATCTCCGAGTACTGCGGAgag CTTATTTCACAGGATGAGGCTGACCGGCGAGGGAAGGTCTATGACAAGTACATGTCCAGCTTCCTCTTCAACCTCAACAACG atTTTGTTGTTGATGCCACCcgcaaaggaaataaaatccgCTTTGCCAATCACTCGGTGAACCCCAACTGCTATGCCAAAG TTGTGATGGTGAACGGAGACCACCGGATAGGGATCTTTGCCAAGAGAGCCATCCAGGCCGGGGAGGAGCTCTTCTTCGATTACAG GTACAGCCAGGCAGACGCCCTCAAGTACGTCGGCATAGAGAGGGAGACAGACATCATCTAG
- the VPS25 gene encoding vacuolar protein-sorting-associated protein 25, which produces MSFAWPWQYSFPPFFTLQPNGETRQKQLSAWCALALAYSQRHRLPAMTVREAQDSPLFANRRLQRKLPLESIQVVLEELRKNGNLEWLDKNKTSFLIMWRRPEEWGKLIYQWVSKNGLTNSVFTLYELASGDDTENEEFHGLDETMLLRALQALQQEHKAEIITLDDGRGVKFF; this is translated from the exons ATGAGCTTCGCGTGGCCCTGGCAGTACAGCTTCCCCCCCTTCTTCAC GCTGCAGCCCAACGGCGAGACGCGGCAGAAGCAGCTCTCGGCCTGGTGCGCGCTGGCGCTCGCCTACAGCCAGCGGCACCGGCTGCCGGCCATGACGGTGCGGGAGGCCCAGGACAGCCCCCTCTTCGCCAACCGCCGCCTGCAGC GGAAGCTCCCGCTGGAGTCCATCCAGGTGGTGCTGGAGGAGCTCCGCAAGAACG GGAACCTGGAGTGGTTGGAtaagaacaaaaccagttttctgaTCATGTGGAGGAGACCCGAAGAATGGGGAAAGCTCATCTATCAGTGG GTGTCCAAGAATGGCTTAACCAACTCCGTGTTCACGCTGTATGAATTAGCCAGTGGAGATGATACAGAGAACGAAG AGTTCCACGGCCTAGATGAGACTATGCTGCTCCGTGCCCTGCAAGCCTTGCAGCAAGAGCACAAGGCTGAAATCATCACGCTGGACGATGGCCGAGGCGTCAAGTTCTTCTGA
- the RAMP2 gene encoding receptor activity-modifying protein 2, translating to MAPHAQTGSGQLSRGLLLLWALLGTGLCHVGTEAEGFGQDARTRPPIAMFNQLAQLLEERYTNITQYCWEMFVDLMRNVTASELCEWKVISRPYSMLQACLEDGADHLHYGYPNALAERFIFQSHHRYFHNCTREHQVYLDPPEDVLLAMIIAPICLIPFLVTLVIWRSKDGKAQP from the exons ATGGCACCGCACGCACAGACGGGCTCCGGCCAGCTTTCCCGAGggctcctgctgctctggg CGCTCCTGGGGACCGGGCTCTGCCACGTGGGCACCGAGGCGGAGGGCTTCGGCCAGGACGCCAGGACGCGCCCACCCATCGCCATGTTCAACCAgctggcccagctcttgg AGGAGAGGTACACCAACATCACACAGTACTGCTGGGAGATGTTCGTCGACCTGATGAGGAACGTGACGGCGTCAGAGCTGTGCGAGTGGAAAGTCATCAGCAG GCCCTACAGCATGCTGCAGGCCTGCCTGGAGGACGGGGCCGACCACCTGCACTACGGGTACCCCAACGCGCTGGCCGAGCGGTTCATCTTCCAGAGCCACCACCGCTACTTCCACAACTGCACCCGGGAGCACCAGGTCTACCTGGACCCGCCCGAGGACGTGCTGCTGGCCATGATCATCGCCCCCATCTGCCTCATCCCCTTCCTGGTCACCCTGGTCATCTGGCGCAGCAAGGACGGCAAAGCCCAGCCCTAG
- the EZH1 gene encoding histone-lysine N-methyltransferase EZH1 isoform X1 — translation MAEEKMEIATPPTSKCIIYWKRKVKSEYMRLRQLKRFQANMGAKALFVANFAKVHEKTQILNEDWKKLRVQPVQLMKPVSGHPFLKQCTVESIFPGFPSQTLYMRTLNTVALVPIMYSWSPLQQNFMVEDETVLCNIPYMGDEVKEEDETFIEELINNYDGKVHGEEEMISGSVLISDAVFLELVNALNQYSDEEEEGHNDSEVKQEDGKEELPVTRKRKRIAVEGNKKCSKKRFPNDMIFTAISSMFPEYGFPDDMKERYRELTEVSDPNVLPPQCTPNIDGPCAKSVQREQSLHSFHTLFCRRCFKYDCFLHPFHATPNVYKRKNRETKIEPDPCGADCFLWLEGAKEFAALHNPRSKCSGRRRRRHHVVGASCSNTPASAVTETREGDSDRDTGNEWASSSSEANSRCQTPTKQKLSPASSQLFAVETPQEPVEWTGAEESLFRVFHGTYFNNFCSIARLLGTKTCKQVFQFAVKESLITKLPTNELMNPSQKKKRKHRLWAAHCRKIQLKKDNSPTQVYNYQPCDHPEHPCDSSCPCIMTQNFCEKFCQCNPDCQNRFPGCRCKTQCNTKQCPCYLAVRECDPDLCLTCGASEHWDCKVVSCKNCSIQRGLKKHLLLAPSDVAGWGTFIKESVQKNEFISEYCGELISQDEADRRGKVYDKYMSSFLFNLNNDFVVDATRKGNKIRFANHSVNPNCYAKVVMVNGDHRIGIFAKRAIQAGEELFFDYRYSQADALKYVGIERETDII, via the exons ATGGCCGAGGA AAAAATGGAAATCGCCACTCCTCCGACATCGAAGTGTATcatatactggaaaaggaaagTCAAGTCTGAATACATGCGCCTGCGGCAGCTGAAGAGGTTTCAGGCGAACATGGGAGCGAAG GCTCTGTTTGTGGCCAACTTTGCAAAGGTTCATGAAAAGACCCAAATTCTGAACGAGGACTGGAAGAAGCTTCGAGTCCAGCCGGTGCAGCTGATGAAGCCAGTCAGCGGGCACCCGTTCCTCAAACAG TGCACTGTCGAGAGCATTTTCCCGGGGTTCCCGAGCCAGACGCTGTACATGAGGACCCTGAACACGGTGGCACTGGTGCCCATCATGTACTCCTGGTCCCCTCTTCAGCAGAATTTCATG GTGGAGGATGAAACTGTTCTGTGCAATATCCCTTACATGGGAGACGAGGTGAAGGAAGAAGATGAAACTTTCATTGAAGAACTTATTAATAACTATGACGGGAAGGTCCATGGAGAGGAAG AAATGATTTCAGGGTCAGTCCTCATCAGCGATGCTGTGTTCCTGGAGCTAGTGAATGCCCTGAATCAGTACTcggacgaggaggaggaaggacacaATGATTCTGAGGTTAAGCAGGAAGATGGGAAGGAGGAGCTGCCAgtcacaaggaaaagaaagcgAATTGCAGTGGAAG GTAACAAGAAGTGTTCAAAGAAGCGGTTCCCAAATGACATGATATTCACTGCTATTTCTTCTATGTTTCCTGAATACGGCTTCCCAGATGATATGAAAGAGAG GTACCGGGAGCTGACGGAAGTGTCGGACCCCAACGTGCTGCCGCCGCAGTGCACCCCCAACATCGACGGGCCGTGCGCCAAGTCGGTCCAGCGGGAACAGTCCCTGCACTCCTTCCACACCCTCTTCTGCCGCCGCTGCTTCAAATACGACTGTTTCCTGCATC cttttcatgctACTCCTAATGTGTACAAACGAAAGAATAGAGAGACCAAGATCGAGCCAGACCCTTGTGGAGCAGACTGTTTCCTCTGGCTG GAAGGAGCCAAGGAGTTTGCTGCACTGCACAACCCTAGGTCCAAGTGCTCGGGCCGGCGCCGCCGGAGGCACCACGTGGTGGGTGCTTCCTGCTCAAACACCCCGGCTTCTGCTGTCACCGAGACCAGGGAGGGCGACAGCGACCGGGACACGGGCAACGAGTGGGCCTCTAGCTCCTCGG AGGCGAACTCCCGCTGCCAGACCCCCACCAAGCAGAAGCTGagcccagcctcctcccagctgtTTGCGGTGGAGACGCCGCAGGAGCCCGTCGAGTGGACGGGAGCCGAGGAGTCGCTGTTCCGCGTCTTCCACGGGACCTACTTCAACAACTTCTGCTCCATCGCCCGGCTGCTGGGAACGAAGACGTGCAAGCAG GTCTTCCAGTTTGCAGTGAAAGAATCGCTTATAACAAAACTGCCAACAAACGAATTAATGAATCCatctcagaagaagaaaaggaagcacAG GCTGTGGGCTGCGCACTGCAGGAAGATCCAGCTGAAGAAAG ATAATTCACCTACCCAGGTGTACAACTACCAGCCCTGTGACCACCCCGAGCATCCCTGTGACAGCTCCTGCCCCTGCATCATGACTCAGAATTTCTGTGAGAAGTTCTGCCAGTGCAACCCTGACT GTCAGAACCGCTTCCCGGGCTGCCGCTGTAAAACCCAGTGCAACACCAAGCAGTGCCCCTGCTACCTGGCAGTGCGGGAGTGCGACCCCGACCTCTGCCTGACCTGCGGGGCCTCGGAGCACTGGGACTGCAAGGTGGTCTCCTGCAAGAACTGCAGCATCCAGCGAGGTCTCAAAAAG CATTTGCTGCTGGCACCGTCGGATGTCGCCGGCTGGGGGACTTTCATCAAGGAATCTGTGCAGAAGAATGAGTTCATCTCCGAGTACTGCGGAgag CTTATTTCACAGGATGAGGCTGACCGGCGAGGGAAGGTCTATGACAAGTACATGTCCAGCTTCCTCTTCAACCTCAACAACG atTTTGTTGTTGATGCCACCcgcaaaggaaataaaatccgCTTTGCCAATCACTCGGTGAACCCCAACTGCTATGCCAAAG TTGTGATGGTGAACGGAGACCACCGGATAGGGATCTTTGCCAAGAGAGCCATCCAGGCCGGGGAGGAGCTCTTCTTCGATTACAG GTACAGCCAGGCAGACGCCCTCAAGTACGTCGGCATAGAGAGGGAGACAGACATCATCTAG